The proteins below come from a single Gammaproteobacteria bacterium genomic window:
- a CDS encoding DDE-type integrase/transposase/recombinase: MRATHAAGTASLASCAKREFAPGRYARSRRRRTRSIAIRSQRICSRLDFTAARSNQRWVADITYIPTAQGWLYLAVVLDLYSRAIVGWAMDQRMTAQLVRDALTMALWR, translated from the coding sequence ATGAGGGCGACGCATGCGGCCGGCACCGCATCGCTCGCATCATGCGCCAAGCGGGAATTCGCGCCAGGACGGTACGCACGTTCAAGGCGACGACGAACTCGAAGCATCGCCATCCGGTCGCAGAGAATCTGCTCGCGCTTAGATTTCACCGCCGCCCGTAGCAATCAACGGTGGGTAGCGGATATTACCTATATCCCGACTGCACAAGGCTGGCTGTATCTGGCGGTGGTGCTGGATCTATACTCCCGCGCCATCGTCGGTTGGGCCATGGATCAGCGGATGACGGCGCAGTTGGTGCGGGATGCCTTGACCATGGCTTTATGGCGAC
- a CDS encoding transposase: MIWCNASGKRSNQIARELGVNQTSLSRWMREAESCPGNENVFVTQEEVRHLRKEVERLKMERDILKKATVFFAKEST, encoded by the coding sequence TTGATTTGGTGCAACGCAAGTGGTAAGCGTTCCAATCAGATAGCCAGGGAACTGGGGGTTAACCAGACATCCTTGAGTCGCTGGATGCGTGAGGCTGAATCGTGTCCGGGGAATGAGAACGTTTTTGTCACGCAGGAAGAGGTGCGGCATTTACGCAAGGAAGTGGAACGGCTGAAGATGGAGCGGGACATCTTAAAAAAAGCGACGGTCTTCTTCGCCAAAGAGTCCACATGA
- a CDS encoding DUF4276 family protein gives MLIDLEDRIDCPGSFATSIARAFAHHTNVPVRVVVKHCCFENWLISDPRALMGARFKVTKAFESAVAPNKADNVTDATRLLNSIARGKDYHKRADAVAIANKLNPDAMARNSRSFRRLLRLLGHGQYLRQSRNPV, from the coding sequence GTGTTAATTGATTTGGAAGATCGGATAGATTGTCCGGGGTCGTTTGCGACATCGATTGCACGGGCCTTTGCTCACCATACCAATGTACCTGTAAGGGTGGTAGTTAAGCACTGCTGTTTCGAAAATTGGTTGATTTCTGATCCGCGAGCGCTAATGGGCGCAAGATTTAAAGTAACGAAAGCGTTTGAAAGTGCTGTTGCTCCTAACAAAGCCGATAACGTAACTGATGCCACTCGACTGCTTAACAGTATTGCTCGCGGAAAGGACTACCATAAGCGCGCCGACGCTGTAGCGATTGCGAACAAGTTAAACCCGGACGCGATGGCGCGAAACTCCAGATCTTTCCGGAGATTGCTAAGACTACTGGGGCATGGGCAGTATTTGCGGCAAAGCAGGAATCCGGTCTAA
- a CDS encoding exopolysaccharide biosynthesis protein gives MQDYGALVTALEDCAARARREPLSLGDVFDAIGKSSYSFICVVLTLPFLQPISLGPLATVGGLTFATMGWQRLRGYPAPLLPARVRTTRMSAKTWDVLLGVCLKIMRLCKRFTRPRFEAWVMGDFGRQVFGWISIPAGLLMSIPFFGLPFNNLLPALAILFVCIGELEQDGMMVFIAIGWLILTVIYFVFIFIAIWFLGEQALTYFR, from the coding sequence ATGCAAGATTACGGCGCACTGGTCACAGCGCTGGAGGACTGCGCGGCGCGCGCGCGGCGTGAACCGCTCTCGCTCGGCGACGTGTTCGACGCAATCGGCAAGTCTTCCTACAGCTTCATCTGCGTCGTCCTGACCTTACCTTTCCTGCAGCCGATCTCGCTCGGTCCTCTGGCAACCGTGGGCGGACTCACGTTCGCCACAATGGGCTGGCAGCGGCTGCGGGGCTACCCGGCGCCGCTTCTGCCGGCGCGAGTGCGCACCACGCGGATGAGCGCGAAAACCTGGGACGTGCTGCTGGGCGTGTGCCTGAAAATAATGCGCTTATGCAAACGCTTTACGCGTCCCCGTTTCGAGGCATGGGTAATGGGCGATTTCGGACGTCAGGTGTTTGGCTGGATAAGCATCCCAGCTGGGCTGTTGATGTCGATTCCGTTCTTCGGCCTCCCGTTTAACAACCTGTTGCCGGCGCTGGCCATTTTGTTCGTGTGCATCGGCGAACTGGAACAGGACGGCATGATGGTATTCATCGCCATCGGCTGGCTGATTCTCACCGTAATTTATTTTGTGTTTATTTTCATCGCGATATGGTTTCTCGGCGAGCAAGCGTTGACGTATTTCCGTTAG
- a CDS encoding undecaprenyl-diphosphate phosphatase, translating into MDLVTLLKALALGVLEGLTEFLPISSTGHLIIAGDLLGFNGEQADTFKIFIQLGAILAVCWLYRHKLIHVTTGLPSDPLARRFAINIAIAFLPAAMLGFLFHDSIKRFLFSPVTVAIALIVGGVAILIIERLAHSARVDTVDEVSWREALKIGLAQSLALMPGVSRSGATIMGGLVAGLSRKTAAEFSFFLAIPVMFAAAGYDLLKNLDILRVEDLPIFAAGFLAAFASALASIRFLISYLGNHSFTIFAWYRIVFGLVVLSYYSL; encoded by the coding sequence ATGGATCTCGTTACGTTACTCAAAGCGCTGGCGCTCGGCGTGCTGGAGGGGCTCACGGAGTTTCTCCCGATCTCCAGCACTGGACATCTGATTATCGCCGGCGACCTGCTGGGCTTCAACGGCGAGCAAGCCGATACGTTCAAAATATTCATCCAGCTCGGCGCGATCCTGGCCGTGTGCTGGCTTTATCGCCACAAGCTTATCCACGTCACGACCGGCCTGCCTTCCGATCCGCTGGCGCGCCGTTTCGCGATCAATATCGCGATTGCGTTTTTGCCGGCCGCGATGCTGGGCTTTCTGTTTCACGACAGCATCAAACGGTTCCTGTTTTCGCCGGTGACGGTCGCGATCGCGCTGATTGTGGGCGGCGTGGCCATTCTGATTATCGAGCGGTTGGCGCATAGCGCGAGGGTCGATACGGTGGATGAAGTAAGCTGGCGCGAAGCCCTGAAGATCGGGCTCGCGCAGTCGCTGGCGCTGATGCCGGGGGTCTCGCGCTCGGGTGCCACCATTATGGGCGGGCTGGTCGCGGGGCTCTCGCGCAAGACCGCGGCTGAATTTTCGTTCTTTCTCGCCATTCCTGTCATGTTTGCGGCAGCCGGCTACGATTTGCTGAAAAATCTCGACATCCTGCGCGTCGAAGACCTGCCGATATTCGCCGCGGGATTTCTGGCAGCCTTCGCCAGCGCGCTCGCATCGATAAGATTTCTTATCTCTTATCTTGGCAATCACAGCTTTACAATATTTGCCTGGTACCGGATCGTGTTCGGTCTGGTAGTGCTGAGCTATTACTCACTTTAG
- a CDS encoding dienelactone hydrolase family protein, producing MILLALLIGLPAQAATNVDTRTVNYKAGDTELRGYLAYDGEQEQPRPAVLVVPEWWGLNDYARRRARELAELGYVALAVDMYGDGKATADPEQAGVWASQISKNPGLGRARFMAALQALQGQQGVDPERVAGIGYCFGGTMVLNMARVGAELDGVVSFHGTLPVDGPPAPEQIQAEVLLLHGGADSYVTATQIADFKRQMQHAGADFDIITYPGAKHSFTNPAADAVAQKYDLDVGYDAQAEQQSWLEMRTFLVRVLGY from the coding sequence ATGATCCTGCTGGCGCTGTTGATCGGCTTGCCCGCGCAAGCCGCGACGAATGTGGATACGCGAACGGTGAATTACAAAGCCGGCGACACCGAGTTGCGAGGCTACCTGGCTTACGATGGCGAACAGGAACAACCGCGGCCCGCCGTGCTGGTGGTGCCCGAATGGTGGGGACTCAACGATTATGCGCGCCGTCGCGCGCGCGAACTGGCGGAGCTTGGCTACGTCGCACTGGCCGTGGATATGTACGGCGACGGCAAGGCGACGGCCGATCCCGAGCAGGCTGGCGTCTGGGCCTCGCAGATCAGCAAGAACCCGGGGCTGGGTCGCGCACGGTTTATGGCCGCGTTGCAGGCGCTTCAGGGGCAGCAAGGCGTCGATCCGGAACGGGTCGCGGGAATCGGTTATTGCTTCGGCGGTACGATGGTGCTGAACATGGCGCGCGTCGGCGCGGAATTGGATGGCGTGGTGAGTTTTCACGGTACGTTGCCGGTGGATGGCCCGCCCGCGCCGGAGCAGATCCAAGCCGAGGTGCTGCTGCTGCATGGTGGCGCCGACAGCTACGTGACGGCGACGCAGATCGCCGACTTCAAACGCCAGATGCAGCACGCCGGCGCGGACTTCGACATCATCACCTATCCCGGCGCGAAGCACAGCTTCACCAATCCCGCGGCGGACGCGGTGGCGCAAAAATACGATCTTGACGTGGGTTACGACGCGCAGGCCGAACAACAGTCCTGGCTCGAGATGCGGACGTTTCTCGTGCGAGTCCTTGGGTATTGA
- the coaD gene encoding pantetheine-phosphate adenylyltransferase — protein MPSIAVYPGTFDPITNGHTDLIRRAAKLFDRVVLGVAANPGKTPFFSLEERVAMARNALRNVKNVEVCGFDNLLVNFAREHGAVAVVRGLRAVSDFEFEFQLAGMNRKLDPNLESLFLTPAEEYAVLSSNMVREVASLGGDVSAFVDPAVAAALRDRLRQH, from the coding sequence ATGCCATCCATCGCCGTCTATCCCGGCACTTTCGACCCCATCACCAACGGTCACACCGATCTGATCCGGCGCGCGGCGAAGCTGTTTGACCGTGTGGTGCTGGGCGTGGCGGCCAACCCCGGCAAAACGCCATTTTTTTCGCTTGAAGAGCGTGTGGCGATGGCCAGAAACGCGCTCCGCAACGTGAAGAACGTCGAAGTCTGCGGTTTCGACAATCTGCTGGTGAATTTTGCCCGGGAACACGGCGCGGTGGCGGTGGTGCGCGGGCTGCGGGCGGTATCGGACTTCGAGTTCGAATTTCAGTTGGCGGGCATGAACCGCAAGCTGGACCCGAATCTGGAATCGCTGTTCCTGACGCCAGCCGAGGAATACGCGGTGTTGTCGTCCAATATGGTCCGCGAGGTCGCGTCACTTGGCGGTGACGTGTCGGCGTTCGTGGACCCGGCCGTGGCGGCGGCGCTGCGCGATCGCTTGCGTCAACATTGA
- a CDS encoding YfhL family 4Fe-4S dicluster ferredoxin → MALIITDECINCDVCEPECPNGAIAAGEEIYKITPQLCTECVGHFDEPQCQQVCPVDCIYVDPTQQETREQLMLKYQGLMRQKA, encoded by the coding sequence ATGGCTTTAATCATCACCGACGAATGCATCAACTGCGACGTGTGCGAGCCGGAGTGCCCGAACGGCGCGATCGCAGCCGGCGAGGAAATTTACAAGATAACCCCGCAACTCTGCACCGAGTGCGTGGGTCATTTCGACGAGCCGCAGTGCCAGCAGGTGTGCCCGGTGGATTGCATATACGTCGACCCGACGCAGCAGGAAACGCGCGAGCAATTGATGCTCAAATACCAGGGGCTGATGCGGCAGAAGGCGTAA
- the ggt gene encoding gamma-glutamyltransferase has protein sequence MLRCHAVTTAWLALIVFVALLLPSANQAAESHPSAAAIASAHPLATEAGHEILREGGNAFDAAVAVTAALSVVEPYSSGLGGGGFWLLHRARDGFDVMIDGRERAPLAASRDMYLDDKGNVLENLSVNGPLAPGIPGTPAALAHLAQRYGRLPLEQSLAPAIELAEAGFPADSIYREMAAFRLDLLRAHDAAAVAFLHDGQVPAAGARITQPALANTLRLIAKLGRDGFYRGALARQMVEGVRDAGGIWQLDDLSRYEIEERAPMRGHYRGMDIVTAPPPSSGGVVLIEALNILSGYDLNANDEATRTHLLVEAMRRAYRDRAQYLGDPDFVDMPLRMLMNPTYAAGLRAGINPDKATPSELLPGVQAGKPEARDTTHFSIMDTAGNQVAATVTINYPFGSGYMPPGTGVLLNDEMDDFSVKPGTPNVYGLIGAEANAIEPGKRMLSSMTPTFLDDDTRTAVLGTPGGSRIISMVLLATLEFLDGGDAHDMVSLPRFHHQYLPDEIQFEPEALAPQVVRYLKAMGHILSNQGDTYGNMHVVIRDEKTGKTEAASDPRGIGEALIR, from the coding sequence ATGTTGCGTTGCCATGCTGTAACGACCGCGTGGTTAGCTCTCATTGTGTTTGTCGCTCTGCTGTTGCCGAGCGCGAACCAGGCGGCGGAGAGTCATCCGTCCGCCGCCGCGATCGCCAGCGCGCATCCGCTGGCGACCGAAGCGGGACATGAAATTCTGCGCGAAGGCGGCAACGCCTTCGATGCCGCGGTCGCCGTGACCGCCGCGCTGAGCGTGGTCGAGCCGTACAGCTCCGGGCTGGGTGGCGGCGGCTTCTGGCTGCTGCATCGCGCGCGCGATGGCTTCGATGTCATGATCGACGGCCGCGAACGCGCGCCGCTGGCGGCGAGCCGCGACATGTATCTGGACGATAAGGGTAACGTCCTCGAAAACCTTTCCGTCAACGGGCCGCTGGCGCCGGGTATTCCTGGCACACCGGCCGCGCTGGCGCATCTGGCGCAAAGGTATGGACGCCTGCCACTGGAGCAGTCGCTCGCGCCGGCGATTGAACTGGCCGAAGCGGGCTTTCCGGCCGATTCGATCTATCGCGAGATGGCCGCGTTCCGTCTCGACCTGCTGCGCGCACACGACGCCGCGGCTGTTGCGTTCCTGCACGACGGGCAAGTGCCAGCCGCGGGTGCGCGTATCACACAGCCGGCGCTTGCGAACACCCTGCGGCTGATCGCGAAGCTCGGGCGCGACGGCTTTTATCGTGGCGCACTTGCGCGGCAGATGGTCGAAGGCGTGCGTGACGCCGGCGGTATCTGGCAGCTCGATGATCTGTCGAGGTACGAGATCGAGGAGCGCGCGCCGATGCGCGGACATTATCGCGGCATGGACATCGTCACCGCGCCGCCGCCTTCATCGGGCGGGGTGGTGCTGATCGAGGCGCTGAATATTCTCTCCGGGTATGATCTGAACGCGAATGACGAAGCAACGCGCACGCACCTGCTCGTGGAAGCCATGCGCCGCGCCTATCGCGACCGCGCGCAGTATCTCGGCGATCCGGATTTCGTGGATATGCCGCTGCGCATGTTAATGAACCCGACGTACGCCGCGGGCCTGCGTGCCGGCATCAATCCAGACAAAGCCACGCCCAGCGAATTACTGCCCGGCGTGCAGGCCGGTAAACCCGAGGCGCGCGACACAACGCACTTTTCGATCATGGACACGGCCGGCAACCAGGTCGCGGCCACGGTAACGATCAATTACCCGTTCGGCTCCGGCTACATGCCGCCCGGCACTGGCGTGCTGCTCAACGACGAGATGGACGATTTCTCCGTAAAACCCGGCACACCGAATGTTTACGGCCTCATCGGCGCGGAAGCCAACGCCATCGAACCCGGCAAGCGCATGCTCTCCAGCATGACACCCACGTTCCTCGACGACGACACGAGAACCGCGGTGCTCGGTACCCCCGGCGGCAGCCGCATTATCAGCATGGTGCTGCTGGCGACGCTTGAATTTCTGGATGGCGGCGACGCGCACGACATGGTGTCCCTACCGCGCTTTCATCACCAATACCTGCCGGACGAAATCCAGTTCGAACCGGAGGCACTGGCGCCGCAAGTCGTGCGGTACCTCAAGGCGATGGGCCACATCTTAAGCAATCAGGGCGACACCTACGGCAACATGCATGTGGTCATCCGTGACGAAAAAACCGGTAAGACAGAAGCTGCCTCCGATCCGCGAGGGATTGGGGAGGCGTTGATTCGCTGA
- a CDS encoding addiction module protein has translation MPVPERLSVIEDIWDSIAGDADHIEVPQWHREVLRQRLEAYRASPGEGSPWSEVRRRIERGRELKP, from the coding sequence TTGCCTGTACCGGAGCGCCTCTCGGTTATAGAAGATATCTGGGATTCTATCGCGGGTGATGCAGACCACATCGAGGTGCCGCAGTGGCATCGCGAGGTGCTTCGTCAGCGCCTCGAAGCATATCGAGCCAGTCCCGGCGAGGGCTCACCCTGGTCCGAGGTGCGTCGTCGTATTGAAAGAGGTCGAGAATTAAAACCGTAA
- the mutM gene encoding bifunctional DNA-formamidopyrimidine glycosylase/DNA-(apurinic or apyrimidinic site) lyase, which translates to MPELPEVETTRAGIAAHLIDRRVIHVTIRQPMLRWPVPTDLARNLEGQRIIDVTRRAKYLLLHTSNGAALMHLGMSGSLRVIDANIPPQPHDHIDLLLDSGRVLRLRDPRRFGALLWIDGNPFAHPLLHGLGPEPLDDDFNGDYLFDRARGRKVSVKDFIMNSRVVVGMGNIYASESLFAAGIHPARAAGRISLVRYRLLVLSIKQVLQNAIGHGGTTLRNFVREDGRPGYFRHELNVYGRAGADCPRCGEKIRLRVIGQRSSFYCVTCQR; encoded by the coding sequence ATGCCCGAACTCCCCGAAGTCGAAACCACCCGCGCGGGCATCGCGGCGCATCTGATTGACCGGCGCGTAATCCATGTCACCATCCGCCAGCCCATGCTGCGCTGGCCGGTGCCTACCGACCTGGCGCGAAACCTTGAAGGTCAGCGCATCATCGACGTCACGCGCCGGGCGAAATACCTGCTGCTGCACACGTCCAACGGCGCGGCACTGATGCACCTCGGCATGTCCGGCAGCCTGCGCGTGATCGACGCCAACATACCGCCGCAACCACATGACCACATCGATCTGCTGCTGGATTCAGGCAGGGTTTTGCGACTGCGCGATCCACGGCGATTCGGCGCGCTGTTGTGGATTGACGGCAACCCGTTTGCGCACCCACTTCTGCATGGTCTTGGCCCGGAACCGCTGGACGATGACTTCAACGGCGACTATCTTTTCGATCGAGCGCGCGGCCGCAAGGTCAGCGTAAAGGATTTCATCATGAACAGCCGCGTGGTCGTCGGCATGGGCAACATCTACGCCAGCGAATCCCTGTTCGCCGCCGGCATCCACCCCGCCCGCGCCGCTGGCCGCATCAGCCTCGTTCGCTATCGCCTGCTAGTGTTAAGCATCAAACAGGTGCTGCAGAACGCGATCGGGCATGGCGGCACTACCTTGCGAAACTTCGTGCGCGAGGACGGCAGGCCCGGTTATTTCCGGCACGAGCTTAATGTTTACGGCCGCGCGGGCGCGGACTGCCCCCGTTGTGGCGAAAAAATCCGGCTACGAGTGATCGGTCAGCGTTCGAGTTTTTACTGCGTAACGTGCCAGCGCTAG
- a CDS encoding MipA/OmpV family protein — MPVDSEDNEARRGLPDIDPTAEFGPQLKYFLIDEDAPVVARLELPVRAVLATDFTSIDYAGWVVLPSMWVDFKDIGGGWNFSVGAGPIFADSRNHDYFYGVAPEFATPQRPAYEGDGGYSGASTIFGTSRRFNKIWFGAFLRYDNLSSVAFDDSPLFKSEHALSAGFAVAWIFGQSETLVEAEE; from the coding sequence GTGCCGGTCGACAGCGAGGACAACGAGGCGCGTCGCGGCCTGCCCGACATCGATCCGACCGCCGAATTCGGGCCGCAGCTCAAATACTTCCTGATCGATGAAGACGCGCCCGTCGTGGCTCGCCTGGAACTGCCAGTACGCGCGGTGCTCGCCACCGATTTTACCTCGATCGATTACGCCGGCTGGGTGGTGCTGCCGTCAATGTGGGTGGACTTCAAAGACATTGGCGGCGGCTGGAATTTCAGCGTGGGCGCGGGGCCCATCTTCGCGGATTCGCGCAATCACGATTACTTCTACGGCGTCGCGCCGGAATTCGCCACACCGCAGCGCCCGGCGTATGAAGGCGACGGCGGCTACAGCGGTGCGAGCACGATATTCGGCACCAGCCGCAGATTCAACAAAATCTGGTTCGGCGCGTTCCTGCGCTACGACAATCTCTCCAGCGTCGCTTTCGATGACAGCCCGCTGTTCAAGAGTGAACACGCACTATCGGCCGGCTTCGCGGTGGCATGGATTTTTGGCCAGTCGGAGACGCTGGTGGAGGCGGAGGAGTAA
- a CDS encoding MipA/OmpV family protein encodes MALAFYSAVNLAFGSLAHAEKLPLWEAGFGIAPVTFPDYRGANQQSAYVLPFPYFIYRGDRFKVDRSGPRSVLFENERLQLDLSINA; translated from the coding sequence GTGGCCCTCGCTTTTTATTCCGCCGTTAATCTGGCTTTCGGATCATTAGCGCACGCGGAAAAACTTCCGTTGTGGGAAGCCGGCTTCGGCATTGCGCCGGTGACCTTTCCCGATTATCGCGGCGCCAACCAGCAAAGCGCGTACGTGCTGCCATTTCCCTATTTCATCTACCGTGGCGACCGGTTCAAGGTCGATCGCAGTGGCCCGCGCAGCGTGTTGTTCGAGAACGAGCGGCTGCAACTTGACCTGAGCATCAACGCCTAG
- a CDS encoding tryptophan 7-halogenase, with amino-acid sequence MNPIPQAEKLQARDPAQNECDALVIGGGPAGSTAATLLAEKGWRVTLLEKAHHPRFHIGESLLPMNLPILKRLGVLEQVEKIGMPKYGAHFVSEQYTDSDQTFYFSEALDKQHPHSYEVRRSEFDHLLLQNSAGKGVDVREGVRVTSVEFGDGAQVRALDEEGNPQEFRARQVVDATGRDTFLAGRLGFKKKNPKHGSAAIFGHFSNVERLSGRDAGNISIFWFAHGWFWMIPLKDGMTSVGAVCAPTYLKTRGATEPADFLWRTIELCPGVKSRMRDAELVNGEARATGNYSYRATRLHGDGWLLVGDAFAFVDPVFSSGVFLAMNSAAFGSDVIDARLRGLASAPRLAKLYERRITRGLRTISWFIYRFTSPPMHRLFMGPQNTFRMQEAVISVLAGDLFRNTPLTVPLTLFKGLYYTVFVADLARSWRGFLRRRQNARSMFSGGTTPQDQA; translated from the coding sequence ATGAATCCAATTCCGCAGGCTGAAAAATTGCAAGCGCGCGATCCGGCGCAAAACGAGTGCGATGCGCTGGTCATCGGCGGTGGCCCCGCCGGCTCGACCGCGGCGACGCTACTGGCAGAAAAAGGCTGGCGTGTGACCCTGCTGGAAAAGGCGCATCACCCGCGCTTTCACATCGGCGAATCGCTGCTGCCCATGAATCTGCCTATCCTGAAACGACTGGGCGTGCTCGAGCAGGTGGAAAAAATCGGCATGCCCAAATACGGCGCGCATTTCGTCTCCGAGCAATACACCGATAGCGATCAGACCTTTTACTTTAGCGAGGCGCTGGACAAACAGCATCCGCACTCTTACGAGGTGCGTCGCTCGGAATTCGATCATTTATTGCTGCAAAACAGCGCGGGAAAGGGCGTCGACGTACGCGAAGGCGTGCGCGTGACCAGCGTGGAATTCGGCGATGGCGCGCAGGTGCGCGCGCTGGATGAAGAAGGCAACCCACAGGAATTTCGGGCGCGGCAAGTCGTGGATGCCACCGGTCGCGACACGTTTCTGGCCGGCCGGTTAGGGTTCAAGAAAAAAAACCCCAAACACGGCAGCGCGGCGATCTTCGGGCATTTCAGCAATGTCGAGCGGCTGTCCGGCCGCGACGCCGGCAACATCAGCATCTTCTGGTTTGCGCACGGCTGGTTCTGGATGATCCCGCTCAAAGACGGCATGACGAGCGTGGGCGCGGTGTGCGCGCCCACGTATCTGAAAACGCGCGGCGCGACCGAGCCGGCGGATTTCCTGTGGCGGACAATTGAACTCTGCCCCGGCGTGAAGTCGCGCATGCGAGATGCGGAACTGGTTAATGGCGAAGCGCGTGCCACCGGCAATTACTCCTATCGCGCCACGCGTCTGCACGGTGACGGCTGGCTGCTGGTGGGTGACGCGTTCGCCTTCGTCGACCCGGTTTTTTCCAGCGGCGTGTTTCTCGCCATGAACAGCGCTGCCTTTGGCAGCGATGTGATCGATGCGCGTCTGCGCGGGCTCGCCAGCGCACCGCGTCTCGCCAAACTTTACGAGCGTCGCATCACGCGCGGCCTGCGTACGATCTCCTGGTTCATCTACCGCTTCACCTCGCCGCCCATGCACCGGCTTTTCATGGGTCCGCAAAATACCTTTCGCATGCAGGAAGCGGTGATCTCCGTACTGGCCGGCGACCTGTTCCGCAACACACCGCTCACTGTGCCGCTCACCTTGTTCAAGGGGCTTTACTACACCGTGTTCGTTGCCGATTTAGCGCGCAGTTGGCGCGGATTTTTGCGTCGCCGGCAAAATGCGCGTTCGATGTTCAGCGGCGGCACAACGCCGCAGGATCAGGCTTAA
- a CDS encoding acyl-CoA synthetase has translation MRQIQIDGLARTMTGHLPLLEYADADAPLAWWRGALVIRQAFVADVKRVARALQPPYFVVNLCEDRYLFLVTFAAALIRGKTNLLPPSRVRQDLHDIAAAYPNHQTLRDADIEAALSAQARVTESFATLKIAHDHVAAIAFTSGSTGRARAHEKRWSELVMGARLADQRFGFRSRGVAVVATVPAQHMYGLETSVMVPLTCGVGVVASKPFYAEDIRAALISVPAPRVLITTPIHLRVCAQSGLKWPPLEFIISATAPLSEPLAREAERVLGAPVKEIYGCTEAGSIASRRRLDGDTWQTYDGMSIVETPRGVRLRTPYPHNPEVELTDVLTRLDATRFELGGRHADLVRIAGKGASLADLNLKLNEVEGVQDAVLVAPECEGDRSARLIALVVAPEIPARAILESLRARIDPAFMPRPVYKVERLPRDTLGKLPRAELLALIQQLRSRER, from the coding sequence ATGCGCCAGATCCAGATTGACGGCTTAGCGCGCACCATGACCGGCCATCTGCCGCTACTTGAATATGCCGATGCCGACGCGCCGCTGGCGTGGTGGCGCGGTGCACTTGTAATCCGTCAGGCGTTTGTCGCGGACGTGAAACGCGTGGCGCGTGCGTTGCAGCCACCGTACTTCGTGGTCAATTTATGTGAGGATCGCTATCTGTTCCTCGTCACATTCGCGGCGGCGCTCATCCGCGGCAAGACCAACCTGTTGCCGCCCAGCCGTGTGCGCCAGGATTTGCACGACATCGCCGCGGCCTACCCGAATCATCAGACTTTGCGCGATGCCGATATCGAGGCCGCGCTCAGCGCACAAGCGCGTGTAACGGAAAGTTTCGCCACCCTTAAGATCGCGCACGATCACGTAGCGGCGATCGCGTTCACGTCCGGCAGCACCGGCAGGGCCCGCGCGCATGAAAAGCGCTGGAGCGAGCTGGTGATGGGCGCGCGCCTTGCGGATCAGCGTTTCGGATTTCGAAGCAGAGGTGTGGCGGTGGTGGCGACGGTGCCCGCGCAGCACATGTATGGGCTAGAGACGTCCGTAATGGTGCCGTTGACCTGCGGCGTGGGCGTAGTTGCCTCAAAGCCGTTTTACGCCGAAGACATCCGCGCGGCGCTAATTTCGGTGCCGGCGCCGCGCGTGTTGATCACCACGCCCATTCACCTGCGCGTGTGCGCGCAAAGCGGACTCAAATGGCCGCCGCTGGAATTCATTATTTCCGCCACCGCGCCCTTGAGCGAGCCGCTGGCGCGCGAGGCCGAGCGCGTGCTGGGCGCGCCGGTGAAGGAGATTTACGGCTGTACCGAGGCCGGTTCCATCGCCAGCCGGCGGCGGCTGGATGGCGATACGTGGCAGACTTATGACGGTATGTCGATAGTCGAGACGCCGCGGGGCGTACGCTTGAGGACGCCGTACCCTCATAACCCGGAGGTCGAGCTTACCGATGTATTGACGCGGTTGGATGCAACACGCTTCGAGCTGGGCGGCCGTCACGCCGACCTGGTGCGCATCGCGGGCAAGGGCGCGTCGCTGGCCGACCTGAATCTCAAACTTAACGAGGTAGAAGGCGTGCAGGACGCGGTATTGGTCGCGCCGGAATGCGAAGGTGACCGCAGCGCGCGGCTGATCGCGCTGGTGGTGGCGCCGGAAATCCCGGCGCGCGCGATTCTCGAAAGTTTGCGCGCGCGCATCGATCCGGCTTTCATGCCGCGGCCGGTGTACAAGGTCGAGCGTCTGCCCCGCGATACGCTGGGCAAACTGCCGCGCGCCGAGTTGCTGGCGCTTATCCAGCAGCTCCGTAGCCGCGAGCGGTAA